The Rhizoctonia solani chromosome 14, complete sequence genome has a segment encoding these proteins:
- a CDS encoding Transposable element Tcb2 transposase produces MAPHLLPKTRAQIVALRENGASIYKIAHQFLQLHNIRIHPSTISRICKRYCKTRSFYSSNSKAGRPRVLKHADARFAMLQMARTRGSSVAKIQREYFPEVSADTVRRCLRKLGIYAYARRRVPFLNSRHRRGRLAWATDHAAWLERDWRRVIFSDESKFNLFGSDGRRYVWRRQGQEYDPRYTQKMVEHGGGSVMVWGCITRNGPGRLHLIEGRMTARVYTQILEEELLGTLANYHLSKRSVLFQHDNDPKHTAKHTTKWLANKSLLTFPWPSNSPDMNIIEHVWDYLDRQVHLRSPPPQNTKELYTMLKEEWNCIPMDFINQLYDSMPRRLDELIVAKGGNTHY; encoded by the coding sequence ATGGCCCCTCACCTCTTGCCCAAAACTCGAGCCCAAATTGTCGCTCTTCGTGAGAATGGGGCTTCTATTTACAAAATTGCCCATCAATTCCTCCAGCTTCACAATATCCGTATTCACCCCTCAACAATCAGCCGCATCTGCAAGCGTTATTGTAAAACGCGTAGTTTCTACTCAAGTAACTCCAAGGCTGGTCGCCCACGCGTTTTGAAGCATGCAGATGCGCGATTTGCCATGCTTCAGATGGCTCGCACTCGGGGGTCAAGCGTGGCAAAGATCCAACGGGAATATTTCCCGGAAGTTTCCGCCGATACAGTCCGGCGTTGCCTCCGCAAACTTGGTATTTATGCTTATGCTCGCCGTCGTGTCCCCTTCCTCAATTCTCGTCACCGACGGGGCCGTTTGGCATGGGCTACAGACCATGCAGCCTGGTTGGAACGTGATTGGCGCCGGGTCATATTCTCTGATGAATCAAAATTCAACCTTTTTGGGTCAGACGGCCGCCGTTATGTTTGGAGACGTCAAGGGCAAGAGTACGACCCCCGTTACACTCAAAAAATGGTCGAACACGGCGGGGGAAGTGTGATGGTATGGGGGTGCATCACCCGGAATGGTCCCGGGCGTCTTCATCTCATTGAGGGCCGCATGACGGCTCGCGTATACACCCAGATACTTGAAGAGGAACTTCTTGGGACCCTTGCCAACTACCACCTCTCAAAACGCAGTGTTCTCTTTCAACATGACAACGATCCCAAGCACACTGCCAAACACACAACCAAATGGCTTGCCAACAAATCACTTTTGACCTTCCCCTGGCCCTCCAATAGCCCCGATATGAACATAATTGAACATGTCTGGGACTATTTGGATCGTCAGGTGCACTTACGCAGCCCACCCCCTCAAAATACAAAGGAGTTGTACACTATGCTCAAGGAGGAGTGGAATTGCATCCCCATGGATTTCATTAATCAATTGTATGATTCTATGCCTCGTAGGTTAGATGAGCTTATTGTTGCAAAAGGTGGAAACACACATTATTAA